The following are encoded in a window of Streptomyces sp. Go-475 genomic DNA:
- a CDS encoding serine/threonine-protein kinase — translation MSRETSVFSGRPSELIGQQIAGYRIEQEIGRGGMAVVYRARDLRLERTVALKLLAPELARNDTFRRRFTHESRAAAAIDHPHIVPVFEAGETDGVLYIAMRYVAGSDLRHVLDREGPLPPATAVRVAAQVASALDAAHEHGLVHRDVKPGNILVSRGTDSDHPEHVYLTDFGLTKKSLSLTGFTTVGQFVGTLDYVAPEQISGKPVDARCDVYGFACVVYETLAGHPPFRRDDDMALLWAHQYDDPPPLTEARPGIPAQADPVLAKALAKSPDDRYPSCLDFVAALRAATTGGAAGAAPAPPRGDRQRPVAGDERPKPPPRWAEPVFLPRP, via the coding sequence TTGAGCCGCGAGACCAGCGTGTTCTCGGGGCGGCCCTCCGAGCTGATCGGGCAGCAGATCGCCGGGTACCGGATCGAGCAGGAGATCGGGCGCGGCGGCATGGCCGTCGTCTACCGGGCCCGCGACCTGCGTCTGGAACGTACCGTCGCCCTCAAGCTGCTCGCCCCGGAACTCGCCCGCAACGACACCTTCCGGCGCCGCTTCACCCACGAGTCCCGCGCCGCCGCAGCGATCGACCACCCCCACATCGTGCCGGTGTTCGAGGCGGGCGAGACGGACGGCGTCCTCTACATCGCCATGCGCTACGTCGCCGGCAGCGACCTGCGGCACGTCCTCGACCGGGAGGGCCCGCTGCCGCCCGCCACCGCCGTCCGCGTCGCCGCCCAGGTCGCCTCCGCGCTCGACGCCGCCCACGAGCACGGCCTGGTGCACCGGGACGTCAAGCCCGGCAACATCCTGGTCTCCCGCGGCACCGACAGCGACCACCCCGAGCACGTCTACCTCACCGACTTCGGCCTCACGAAGAAGTCGCTGTCGCTGACCGGCTTCACCACGGTCGGCCAGTTCGTCGGCACGCTCGACTACGTCGCGCCCGAGCAGATCTCCGGCAAGCCGGTCGACGCCCGCTGCGACGTGTACGGCTTCGCCTGCGTCGTCTACGAGACCCTGGCCGGGCACCCGCCCTTCCGCCGGGACGACGACATGGCCCTGCTGTGGGCCCACCAGTACGACGACCCGCCGCCGCTGACCGAGGCCCGGCCCGGCATCCCCGCCCAGGCCGACCCCGTCCTCGCCAAGGCCCTCGCCAAGAGCCCCGACGACCGCTACCCGTCCTGCCTCGACTTCGTGGCCGCCCTGCGCGCCGCGACGACCGGGGGCGCGGCCGGGGCCGCCCCGGCACCCCCTCGGGGGGACCGGCAGCGGCCGGTCGCGGGGGACGAGCGGCCCAAGCCGCCCCCGCGCTGGGCCGAACCGGTCTTCCTGCCGCGACCGTAG
- a CDS encoding FHA domain-containing protein has protein sequence MAQPSVAPELVLETETGSTVMIPGRDYHVGRDPRSDIVLDDDRVSWHHAVLKPEDGHWTIEDEDSTNGTYADGRRIHEWDVGPGSVIRFGSPSDGPRVVLLGRPAPAPERPSAVSMPALTGTYRQPTTVRPLPTRTVRIGRAGDNDLVIDDLVVSRRHAELRALPDGTYEITDLGSHNGTYLNGRPVTTAPVAQGDIVGIGHSAFCLVGDQLQEYVDTGEVSLDVQDLAVAVDRGRKTLLDHVSFPVGEKCLLAVVGPSGAGKSTLLNALTGQRPADHGTVLYDGRDLYRDYAELRQRIGLVPQDDILHAQLTVRKALSYAAELRFPQDTAKAERRARVDEVIRELGLEQRANQPVHSLSGGQRKRVSVALELLTKPSLLFLDEPTSGLDPGMDRSVMHMLRGLADDGRTVIVVTHSVLSLDVCDRLLVLAPGGKIAYYGPPEDALAFFGFEQWPEAFEAFDRDTDRDWAEEYRASPFHGRYVADASAQPQLPRSEPVVITAPPRPRSRAAQLGTLVRRYASALSADRTFLIIMIALPFVMGVMARALAAGKLTFDTAMNTLLILCVGAVLTGAANAVRELVKERVIYQRERAVGLSRSAYLLSKVVVLGVITVLQAVVLTLVALLGVDLNAPGGEGVLMPPLVEITVAVALLAFTAMMLGLLVSALVRKEEVTMPLLVLIAIVQVVFCGALLKLDGVPGLEQLGWLVPARWALAAMAGTVGLARIVPDDLTKDPLFEHSAGTWLLDVGMLLVLSALFGFLVSRLLRRHEPAVMRK, from the coding sequence ATGGCGCAGCCGTCGGTAGCACCAGAACTCGTCCTGGAGACCGAGACGGGCTCCACCGTGATGATCCCGGGCCGCGACTACCACGTAGGACGCGACCCGAGGAGCGACATCGTCCTCGACGACGACCGGGTCTCCTGGCACCACGCGGTGCTGAAGCCCGAGGACGGCCACTGGACCATCGAGGACGAGGACAGCACCAACGGCACCTACGCGGACGGCCGGCGCATCCACGAATGGGACGTCGGACCCGGCAGCGTCATCCGCTTCGGCAGCCCCTCCGACGGGCCGCGCGTGGTCCTCCTGGGTCGCCCCGCACCCGCCCCGGAACGCCCCTCCGCCGTCTCCATGCCGGCCCTGACCGGCACCTACCGGCAGCCCACGACCGTGCGGCCGCTGCCCACCCGCACCGTCCGCATCGGCCGCGCCGGCGACAACGACTTGGTCATCGACGACCTCGTGGTCTCCCGCCGGCACGCCGAACTGCGCGCCCTGCCCGACGGCACGTACGAGATCACCGACCTCGGCAGCCACAACGGCACGTACCTCAACGGCCGGCCCGTCACCACCGCCCCCGTGGCCCAGGGCGACATCGTCGGCATCGGCCACTCGGCGTTCTGCCTCGTCGGTGACCAACTCCAGGAGTACGTCGACACCGGCGAGGTCTCCCTCGACGTGCAGGACCTCGCCGTAGCCGTCGACCGCGGCCGCAAGACCCTGCTCGACCACGTGTCGTTCCCGGTGGGGGAGAAGTGCCTGCTCGCCGTCGTCGGCCCGAGCGGCGCCGGAAAGTCCACGCTCCTCAACGCCCTCACCGGCCAGCGCCCCGCCGACCACGGCACCGTCCTCTACGACGGCCGCGACCTCTACCGCGACTACGCCGAGCTGCGCCAGCGCATCGGACTCGTCCCGCAGGACGACATCCTGCACGCCCAGCTGACCGTCAGAAAGGCCCTCTCCTACGCCGCCGAACTGCGCTTCCCGCAGGACACCGCCAAGGCCGAACGGCGCGCCCGGGTCGACGAGGTCATCCGCGAACTCGGCCTGGAACAGCGCGCGAACCAGCCCGTGCACAGCCTCTCCGGCGGCCAGCGCAAGCGCGTCAGCGTGGCCCTGGAGCTGCTGACCAAGCCGTCGCTGCTCTTCCTCGACGAGCCGACCTCCGGCCTCGACCCCGGCATGGACCGCTCGGTGATGCACATGCTGCGCGGCCTCGCCGACGACGGCCGGACCGTCATCGTCGTCACCCACAGCGTGCTCAGCCTGGACGTGTGCGACCGGCTCCTCGTGCTCGCGCCCGGCGGGAAGATCGCATACTACGGGCCGCCCGAGGACGCCCTGGCGTTCTTCGGGTTCGAGCAGTGGCCGGAGGCCTTCGAGGCCTTCGACCGGGACACGGACCGGGACTGGGCCGAGGAGTACCGCGCCTCGCCCTTCCACGGCCGGTACGTCGCCGACGCCTCCGCCCAGCCCCAGCTGCCCCGGTCCGAACCCGTCGTCATCACCGCGCCGCCCCGGCCGCGCAGCCGGGCCGCCCAGCTCGGCACGCTGGTGCGCCGGTACGCCTCCGCGCTGAGCGCCGACCGCACCTTCCTGATCATCATGATCGCGCTGCCGTTCGTGATGGGTGTGATGGCGCGGGCCCTGGCGGCCGGCAAGCTGACCTTCGACACGGCGATGAACACGCTGCTCATCCTCTGCGTCGGCGCGGTGCTCACCGGCGCCGCCAACGCCGTGCGCGAGCTCGTCAAGGAACGCGTGATCTACCAGCGGGAACGGGCGGTGGGCCTGTCCAGATCGGCGTACCTGCTGTCCAAGGTCGTCGTCCTCGGCGTCATCACCGTGCTCCAGGCGGTGGTGCTGACCCTGGTCGCCCTGCTCGGCGTGGACCTGAACGCGCCCGGCGGCGAGGGCGTGCTGATGCCGCCCCTGGTGGAGATCACCGTCGCCGTCGCCCTGCTGGCGTTCACGGCGATGATGCTCGGGCTGCTCGTCTCCGCGCTGGTGCGCAAGGAGGAGGTGACGATGCCGCTGCTCGTCCTCATCGCCATCGTCCAGGTCGTCTTCTGCGGGGCCCTGCTGAAGCTGGACGGCGTGCCCGGGCTGGAGCAGCTGGGCTGGCTGGTGCCGGCCCGCTGGGCGCTGGCGGCGATGGCCGGCACCGTCGGGCTGGCCAGGATCGTGCCGGACGACCTGACCAAGGACCCCCTCTTCGAGCACTCGGCGGGCACGTGGCTGCTCGACGTCGGGATGCTGCTCGTGCTGTCGGCGCTCTTCGGCTTCCTCGTGTCCCGGCTGCTGCGCCGGCACGAACCGGCCGTGATGCGGAAGTAG
- a CDS encoding nuclear transport factor 2 family protein — MSAPDRRHEDAVARYFEAWNAQDAVAREKAVAAAWTPDGGYTDPLADVSGHEQIAAVIAAAREQFPGFVFRLAGAVDGHHDTARFSWELVSEADGSAPVAGSDVITLDEQGRIRAVLGFLDRVPAGA, encoded by the coding sequence ATGTCCGCACCCGACCGTCGCCACGAGGACGCCGTCGCCCGCTACTTCGAGGCCTGGAACGCCCAGGACGCGGTGGCGCGGGAGAAGGCGGTCGCCGCCGCCTGGACCCCGGACGGCGGTTACACCGACCCGCTGGCCGACGTCAGCGGCCATGAGCAGATCGCCGCGGTCATCGCGGCGGCCCGGGAGCAGTTCCCGGGGTTCGTCTTCCGGCTCGCCGGCGCGGTCGACGGGCACCACGACACCGCGCGTTTCTCGTGGGAGCTGGTGAGCGAGGCCGACGGCTCGGCGCCCGTCGCCGGGTCGGATGTGATCACGCTGGACGAGCAGGGCCGGATCAGGGCCGTGCTGGGGTTCCTGGACCGGGTGCCGGCCGGGGCGTGA